The nucleotide sequence GGAACATTATTCCAAACTTTCCAGTTCTAAATAAAACAGGCCATAATGAATTTTCTGAGAACGATCTGGCGGATCATCCATAAACAAATCATCTTACCTTTTCAAGAATCATACGCTCCGATCCACGAAGTTTGTTTAGGGACCACAATCGGTTTGCTATGGTCTATGACTCCTTTAGTAGGAGTGCAAATGTATTTGGGATTGGGGACTTGGTTGGTACTTCGATTATTCCGTATCCGTTTTTATCTTCCGATCGCAATCGCAATGATCTGGATCACAAATCCGGTCACAGTTCCGTTTTTCTACTCCCTATTCTATTGGACAGGAAAGCAGGTTTTACTTTTACTTGGGATCCCTTTCCAGCAAATCAGCTTTGACACGTTATTAGCCATCTCTAAAGAATCGGAATCAATGGATCTGATCAGCGGATTGTATCATTGGACAATTTTCTTATTCGATAAGATGGGCCTTCCTATGTTTATTGGAGGTTTTGCATTCGGGATCCCTCTGGCTTTACTAGGTTATCCGATCACATATAACTTATTGAGTTCGTACAGGGCTAGAAGAGCGGAAGAAGAAGGTATCAGTTTGCATGAATGGGAACTAAAACATGTCAGAAAAGACGTGGGATTGTTCGCTGCAAAATCGCCTTAAACTCGTCCTATAACGTTCGTTCTTTTCAATATATTTTTTCTAATTTAAACATTATTAGTTGTCCGAATTCCTTGCCGACCGGCATATTATCTGTTACTCGATTTTAATCCCGGGAGAGATTATATGATTCCTCGATTCTTGGCCGCCTTCTTTTTTACGGCCATCCTATGGAGTCTTCCTGTTTCCGCTCAAAAATTTGAAACAGATGCAGACTTATTAAAATGGATCAAATCCTTAAAGTATGAAACTAACCTAGTACCCCTTACAAATAAGGACGGAAAGGTGATCGCAAATATCCAAGTTCCGAAAGGTTACAAATATCTGAACCCAAAAGACAGTAAGATCGTGTTGGAAGATGTTTGGGGAAATCCTCCCACTACCGAACCAGGACTAGGGATTTTATTCATCTCTAGCGAAACACCTTTAGACTTGGGTTCCTACGCGATTACAATAGATTATGTGGACGAAGGGCATGTGGATGACGAGGATTCCAAAGATATCAATTACGACGACTTATTAGCCGATCTAAAAGACTCTACTAAGGAAGAAAGCGAACTGAGAAAAAAAGACGGATATTCCGGATTGGAATTAGTAGGCTGGGCCTCTAATCCTTATTATGATTCTGCCGCTAAAAAATTACATTGGGCAAAAGAATATAAATTCGACGGAACCGAAACAAACACTCTCAATTATAATATTCGGGTTTTAGGAAGAAGCGGTTATCTTCTGCTTAACGTACTCGGGGATATTTCCGTTTTAAAAAGAGTGGAGAACGATGTTGGGAGGATCCTCGAAAGTGTGGAATTTTCCGAAGGAAACCGTTATGCAGATTATGATTCTAAAATAGATAGTTTAGCTGCTTACGGGATCGGAGGTTTGATTGCGGGGGGGCTTTTGAAAAAAGCGGGATTATTTGCAGTGATCGGAGGATTTTTGCTTAAAGGAGCAAAACTACTGATCCCTGCCGCCATCGGTCTCTTTTACGCTATTAGAAGATTCGTTTTCGGAAAAGGAAAACCGGAAGACACTGCTTCCGGACCGGGCGACAAAGAAACCTAATTCACTCCTAAAAGGCTGGAAAGCGTTTCCGCATCGTATTGAGATTTACCGGAACCGCTTTCCGCTTCTGCAATCAAAGACGCTATTTTACGATTGATCGGTGCCTTATGCCCGATCTCATCCGCTAAACGTATGATCTCTCCGTTCAAAAAGGAAATTTCAGTTGTTCTTCCATGATGAAGGTCCTCCCACATGGAGGATCTTGCTTCCGGATCAATTTTCACCATACTAGAGGCTACTCTGAAAAATAGAAAATCGGGTAATTTCAGAATGATTGGTGCAAGCCAAGGGATCATTTTTCCTACACTTGCAGGTTGGATCCCGGAAAGTTTGAGTATTTCTAAACCTTCAGTGATCATAGAAGCTAAAATTTTTCTGTAAGTTCTTTGGGATAATTCTTCTCTAAGAGGAATGCCTGCAAGTGCGTTGAGACTATTATTCAAATTAAAAAGTAGCTTTCCCCAAAGCACTCCCTCCATATTTTTATGTACGATAGAGGGTAAACCGGCTTTTCTCAGATAAGAATGGATCTTATTTCCGAATTCGTTCGATTTAACTACGAGTTCTCCGCTTGTTCCTTGGTGGAATTGCCCTTTACCTTTTGCCACAACATTAAACGGGACCATACCCGCTAAATTTCTATCGTTTAGCTCCGGCAAAACGGAAGCTAGTTCCTTGGAATTTCGAACCCCATTCTGAAAACTTACGATCACAATTTTGGAAAGTTCTTCCGGTGAAAAAAGAGAACGGATGGATTTTCCGACTTCTATCGTATCTTTACTTTTGACAGTGATCAAAAATACGTTCGAATCTTTGGCCTCCTTTATATCGGTTACATAACGGATCTGGCTTGGGGCAAGTGTGAAGGAATTTCCTCGATAATCACTGATCCCTAAACCGAATAATTGGATCTCTTGTTTTAATCTTTCTCTACCTACAAATACTACGGGATACCCTGCTTTTAACAAGTACGCGCCGATATACGTTCCTATACTTCCGGAACCCAAGATCGCAAATTTCGGGGAAAAACTCATAAGCGGAAAGAATGAGGAATATTAGAAAAATACCAACTAGAAAATCGCTATTCTACCCTTAGGTTTGGGCATAAAAAAAGCCGGGAGATTAGCCCGGCTTTTCCAGACACAACGTTCGAAATTACTGATTAGATTTCGCGTTGGATGCCATTTTCAGGAAGTAACCTTCCACGTCGTACCAAAACTTTCCGGAATTTAGAGTGTTGGAGCACTGGATATGGTCTACACCTGTTACCAGAAGACCGTAATCAGGTCCACCTTTGAAGGTTCCCCATTTCAAAGAAGAATAAGGAACGAGTCCGTCGCAAGTCCCACCTTGTCCATTAAACAATCCGCCGGCGATACAAGCAGGTTGGATCAACCCCATCAGAGGGTGTTGGATT is from Leptospira sp. WS58.C1 and encodes:
- a CDS encoding DUF2167 domain-containing protein, with amino-acid sequence MIPRFLAAFFFTAILWSLPVSAQKFETDADLLKWIKSLKYETNLVPLTNKDGKVIANIQVPKGYKYLNPKDSKIVLEDVWGNPPTTEPGLGILFISSETPLDLGSYAITIDYVDEGHVDDEDSKDINYDDLLADLKDSTKEESELRKKDGYSGLELVGWASNPYYDSAAKKLHWAKEYKFDGTETNTLNYNIRVLGRSGYLLLNVLGDISVLKRVENDVGRILESVEFSEGNRYADYDSKIDSLAAYGIGGLIAGGLLKKAGLFAVIGGFLLKGAKLLIPAAIGLFYAIRRFVFGKGKPEDTASGPGDKET
- a CDS encoding 2-dehydropantoate 2-reductase; amino-acid sequence: MSFSPKFAILGSGSIGTYIGAYLLKAGYPVVFVGRERLKQEIQLFGLGISDYRGNSFTLAPSQIRYVTDIKEAKDSNVFLITVKSKDTIEVGKSIRSLFSPEELSKIVIVSFQNGVRNSKELASVLPELNDRNLAGMVPFNVVAKGKGQFHQGTSGELVVKSNEFGNKIHSYLRKAGLPSIVHKNMEGVLWGKLLFNLNNSLNALAGIPLREELSQRTYRKILASMITEGLEILKLSGIQPASVGKMIPWLAPIILKLPDFLFFRVASSMVKIDPEARSSMWEDLHHGRTTEISFLNGEIIRLADEIGHKAPINRKIASLIAEAESGSGKSQYDAETLSSLLGVN
- a CDS encoding DUF2062 domain-containing protein, whose product is MNFLRTIWRIIHKQIILPFQESYAPIHEVCLGTTIGLLWSMTPLVGVQMYLGLGTWLVLRLFRIRFYLPIAIAMIWITNPVTVPFFYSLFYWTGKQVLLLLGIPFQQISFDTLLAISKESESMDLISGLYHWTIFLFDKMGLPMFIGGFAFGIPLALLGYPITYNLLSSYRARRAEEEGISLHEWELKHVRKDVGLFAAKSP